The following are encoded in a window of Roseimaritima ulvae genomic DNA:
- a CDS encoding BlaI/MecI/CopY family transcriptional regulator: protein MTTVVVNISGSSGSGMTKPAPKHSPRSVGRVELEILQYIDAHHPVTVREVAAYWLEKTGQARTTVLTVMDRLTRKGFLTRKKIDNVFHYSPKRSAAVVLQGLVSDFVQGVLGGSVAPLVAYLNDAKSIDPQELAELKQVVAELDASAGADDEAPQ, encoded by the coding sequence ATGACGACTGTTGTAGTCAACATCTCGGGCTCCTCAGGCAGCGGCATGACCAAACCGGCTCCCAAACACAGTCCTCGCTCCGTCGGACGCGTGGAACTGGAAATCCTGCAATACATCGATGCCCATCACCCGGTCACGGTGCGTGAAGTGGCAGCGTATTGGCTGGAGAAAACCGGGCAAGCTCGCACGACCGTGTTGACGGTGATGGATCGTTTGACGCGCAAAGGTTTCTTGACTCGCAAGAAAATCGACAACGTTTTTCACTACAGTCCCAAGCGATCGGCGGCCGTGGTTCTGCAGGGACTGGTCTCGGACTTCGTGCAGGGCGTGCTGGGCGGGTCGGTGGCACCGCTAGTGGCTTATCTAAATGACGCCAAGTCGATTGACCCGCAAGAACTCGCCGAACTGAAACAGGTGGTGGCGGAATTAGACGCCTCGGCGGGCGCTGACGATGAGGCACCGCAATGA
- the guaA gene encoding glutamine-hydrolyzing GMP synthase — MSQTTPTEIDQESAADAFTDECVLVLDFGSQYAQLIARRVREQNVYCRIVRHDLSAERIAELKPKGIILSGGPASVYEDGAPRCDPELFRLGIPVLGICYGMQLMCKALGGSVDHTPSREYGRARVAIQERRALFEGLPDAMDVWMSHGDQISGIGEAFQTMASTDTCPYAAIAHRELPVFGMQFHPEVTHTPLGSQVLHNFVIGVCGCEGTWHLGDFADALIEQIRKQVGSRRVICGLSGGVDSSVVAALLYKAIGPQLSCILIDNGLLRKDEQGAVITEFSNHFKADLRVVNAEQRFLETLKGISEPQEKRKRIGYAFIDCFQEEARSIEDAHFLAQGTLYPDVIESGAAKDGPAATIKLHHNVGGLPEKLGFELIEPLRDLFKDEVRRLGEELGLPEVLVWRHPFPGPGLAVRCLGEITREKLDVLREADEIVVNEIKAAGLYRQTSQAFAVLLPVQSVGVMGDARTYDNAVAIRSVNTDDFMTADWSRLPYDLLAKISTRIINEVKGVNRVCYDISSKPPATIEWE, encoded by the coding sequence ATGAGCCAAACCACCCCCACTGAAATCGACCAGGAATCGGCCGCCGATGCATTTACCGACGAATGTGTCCTGGTTCTGGACTTTGGCTCGCAGTACGCCCAGCTGATCGCCAGACGCGTCCGCGAACAGAACGTTTACTGTCGCATCGTGCGGCATGATTTGTCGGCCGAGCGGATTGCCGAGCTGAAACCCAAAGGCATTATCTTGTCCGGCGGCCCGGCCAGCGTCTATGAAGACGGCGCTCCCCGCTGCGATCCGGAACTGTTTCGCTTGGGCATTCCCGTGTTGGGCATCTGTTACGGCATGCAGTTGATGTGCAAGGCGCTCGGCGGCAGCGTCGACCACACGCCCTCACGCGAATACGGTCGCGCCCGCGTGGCGATCCAAGAGCGTCGAGCGCTGTTCGAAGGCTTGCCCGACGCCATGGACGTGTGGATGAGTCATGGCGATCAGATTTCCGGGATCGGCGAAGCCTTTCAAACCATGGCATCGACCGATACCTGCCCCTACGCGGCGATCGCCCATCGCGAATTGCCCGTGTTTGGGATGCAGTTCCATCCCGAAGTCACGCACACGCCGCTGGGCAGCCAAGTCCTGCACAATTTTGTGATCGGCGTCTGCGGCTGCGAAGGCACTTGGCATCTGGGCGATTTCGCCGACGCTCTGATCGAGCAGATTCGCAAACAGGTCGGCTCGCGACGCGTGATCTGCGGTTTGTCCGGAGGCGTCGATTCGTCGGTCGTCGCGGCCCTGTTGTACAAAGCCATCGGCCCGCAGTTGTCCTGCATCCTGATCGACAACGGGCTGCTGCGAAAAGACGAACAGGGAGCTGTGATCACGGAATTTAGCAACCACTTCAAGGCCGACCTGCGGGTTGTCAACGCCGAACAGCGGTTTCTGGAAACCTTGAAGGGCATCAGCGAGCCACAGGAAAAACGCAAACGCATCGGTTACGCCTTCATCGACTGTTTTCAGGAAGAAGCCCGTTCGATCGAGGACGCCCATTTTCTGGCCCAAGGCACTCTGTATCCCGACGTGATCGAAAGCGGGGCGGCCAAAGATGGACCGGCCGCTACGATTAAACTGCATCACAACGTCGGTGGTCTGCCGGAAAAACTCGGGTTTGAACTGATCGAACCGCTGCGGGACCTGTTCAAAGACGAAGTGCGGCGGCTGGGCGAGGAATTGGGACTTCCCGAAGTTCTGGTCTGGCGGCATCCTTTCCCAGGGCCGGGATTGGCCGTTCGCTGCCTGGGCGAAATCACTCGCGAGAAACTGGACGTGCTCCGCGAAGCCGACGAGATCGTGGTCAACGAGATCAAAGCCGCCGGACTGTACCGCCAAACCAGCCAAGCCTTCGCCGTGTTGCTGCCCGTCCAAAGTGTCGGCGTGATGGGCGACGCGCGAACCTATGACAATGCCGTGGCCATTCGCAGCGTTAATACGGACGATTTCATGACGGCCGATTGGAGCCGTTTGCCGTATGACTTGCTAGCCAAAATCAGCACACGAATCATTAACGAAGTCAAAGGGGTTAACCGCGTCTGCTACGACATCAGCAGCAAGCCCCCCGCAACCATCGAGTGGGAATAA
- a CDS encoding dicarboxylate/amino acid:cation symporter: MSQPASHSDSPSSHSNALTYWIFGSIVAAIVIARLFPEFAMYMDVGGELFLRALRMIVVPLVFTSVLCGVLGLGDIRKLGKPGAAAISYYLLTTIMAVAVGLLVVNVAKPGVGTVDPAVVQEHTGATVGSPKSKLVKSLASSTGMSVSEVAGVLKDLPEGEAEKPGMSKIFKNMALMLVTDNLFVSAAETQLLPIIVFAIVFGAMLTTMGSRVQLVTDFIEQTNAALMQFVMLLMKIAPIGIFCLVASRFGEAQAGGKFAEELSQIGWYFGTVLSGLAIHAFLTLPLIFWVITRKNPYLYLLRLSKALLTAFSTASSSATLPITMECTEEAGVSKESTEFVVPLGATINMDGTALYEAAAVLFIAQVLGMEMDFTQQVLIAITATLAAIGAAGIPEAGLVTMLIVLNAVNLPIEYIGLILSVDWLLDRFRTAVNCFGDAIGAAVVDTTMPKSTSASPG, from the coding sequence ATGTCACAACCAGCCAGCCACAGCGACTCCCCTAGTTCGCATAGCAACGCGTTAACGTATTGGATCTTTGGCAGTATCGTGGCCGCCATTGTGATTGCGCGGCTGTTTCCCGAGTTCGCGATGTACATGGACGTCGGCGGGGAACTGTTCCTTCGCGCGTTGCGGATGATCGTGGTCCCCCTGGTGTTTACCTCGGTGTTGTGTGGGGTCTTGGGGTTGGGCGATATCCGCAAACTTGGCAAACCCGGTGCCGCGGCGATCAGCTATTACCTGTTGACGACCATCATGGCCGTTGCGGTGGGGCTGTTGGTGGTCAATGTGGCCAAGCCGGGGGTGGGCACCGTTGATCCCGCGGTCGTGCAGGAACACACCGGCGCCACGGTGGGGTCGCCCAAATCGAAATTGGTGAAATCCCTGGCCAGTTCGACCGGCATGTCCGTGTCGGAGGTGGCCGGGGTCTTGAAAGACCTGCCCGAAGGAGAAGCGGAAAAGCCGGGCATGAGCAAGATTTTTAAGAACATGGCGTTGATGTTGGTCACTGACAATCTATTTGTGTCAGCCGCCGAAACTCAACTGCTGCCGATCATTGTGTTTGCCATCGTGTTTGGCGCGATGCTGACAACCATGGGATCACGGGTGCAGTTGGTCACGGATTTCATCGAACAGACCAACGCCGCGCTGATGCAATTTGTGATGCTGTTGATGAAGATCGCCCCGATCGGAATTTTCTGCTTGGTGGCTTCGCGATTTGGCGAAGCGCAGGCGGGCGGCAAATTCGCGGAGGAACTGAGCCAGATCGGGTGGTACTTCGGCACCGTGTTGAGCGGTTTGGCGATTCACGCTTTTCTCACCCTGCCGCTGATCTTTTGGGTGATCACCCGCAAAAACCCGTATCTGTATTTGCTGCGACTTTCCAAAGCCCTGCTGACCGCGTTCTCCACGGCCAGCTCGTCGGCCACGTTGCCGATCACGATGGAATGCACCGAAGAGGCCGGCGTATCGAAAGAGTCGACGGAGTTTGTTGTGCCGCTGGGGGCCACGATCAACATGGACGGCACGGCTTTATATGAAGCCGCGGCGGTGCTGTTTATCGCTCAGGTGTTGGGCATGGAAATGGACTTTACCCAGCAGGTTCTGATCGCCATCACCGCTACGCTGGCGGCTATCGGAGCGGCGGGGATTCCCGAAGCCGGTTTGGTGACGATGCTGATCGTGCTGAACGCCGTCAATCTACCGATCGAGTACATCGGATTGATTTTGTCGGTCGACTGGTTGCTGGACCGCTTTCGCACCGCGGTCAACTGCTTCGGCGACGCCATCGGAGCCGCCGTGGTCGACACCACGATGCCCAAAAGTACGTCCGCCTCTCCAGGCTGA
- a CDS encoding BON domain-containing protein — protein MRRFFCAAAVLALAATCPLAGWAGDREIAEQIISRLKVQRDAGTLKGFKLDLKVEEGVVLLKGKVSDADQKTAVLAAAEGLDGIAEVVDQIAVQDAPVAAPAAPTKVAENKSEGFSFREALQREASKTRPMPVPVAEFEGAYTATEQAPAAVAPASANEQAHSDDAVTASVISALGRAQKDGHLRGFGVDVTTEGGKVVLNGRASTAAHKALIVDLARNTRGVTGVVDNIAVFSPQPLKTGNARPLQDPRTPQTSAVQPAAHPAVTAAANVPAAAPMPTRVAANYGMAGGVHGQPMPMAPYAGGQAAPRYDQPYLPNYAWPGYAAYPNYAALSYPQQYSPSAWPYIGPFYPYPQVPLGWRKVSLEWDDGWWFLDFTDRNGRH, from the coding sequence ATGCGACGTTTCTTTTGCGCAGCGGCGGTGCTCGCACTGGCTGCTACCTGTCCCCTTGCGGGATGGGCCGGTGATCGTGAGATCGCCGAACAAATCATCAGCCGACTCAAAGTCCAGCGTGATGCTGGGACTTTGAAAGGTTTTAAATTGGACTTGAAGGTCGAAGAAGGCGTGGTGTTGCTGAAGGGCAAAGTCAGCGACGCGGACCAGAAAACGGCCGTGTTAGCCGCCGCCGAGGGGCTCGACGGGATTGCCGAAGTGGTCGACCAGATTGCCGTCCAGGACGCACCTGTCGCCGCTCCGGCCGCCCCGACGAAAGTTGCGGAAAACAAATCGGAAGGTTTTTCCTTCCGTGAGGCTTTGCAGCGGGAAGCTTCCAAAACCCGCCCCATGCCCGTCCCCGTGGCGGAGTTTGAAGGAGCCTACACGGCTACCGAACAGGCTCCTGCGGCGGTCGCTCCCGCCTCGGCCAACGAACAGGCCCACAGCGACGACGCGGTCACCGCATCGGTGATCAGCGCCTTGGGTCGCGCTCAAAAGGACGGTCACCTGCGTGGTTTTGGTGTCGACGTGACGACCGAAGGTGGCAAAGTCGTGCTGAACGGACGCGCTTCGACCGCCGCTCACAAAGCGTTGATCGTGGATCTGGCTCGCAATACCCGCGGTGTCACCGGCGTGGTCGATAACATCGCCGTGTTCTCGCCTCAGCCTTTGAAAACCGGCAACGCTCGGCCCCTGCAGGATCCGCGAACTCCGCAGACCAGCGCCGTGCAACCTGCCGCTCATCCCGCTGTGACGGCGGCTGCGAACGTGCCCGCCGCGGCTCCGATGCCCACCCGCGTCGCTGCCAACTACGGCATGGCGGGCGGGGTTCATGGCCAGCCGATGCCGATGGCTCCGTACGCTGGGGGCCAGGCTGCCCCTCGCTACGACCAGCCTTACTTGCCCAACTACGCATGGCCCGGCTATGCGGCTTACCCGAACTACGCGGCTCTCAGCTACCCGCAGCAGTACAGCCCTTCGGCGTGGCCCTACATCGGACCGTTTTACCCCTACCCGCAAGTGCCCCTGGGATGGCGTAAAGTCAGCCTGGAATGGGACGACGGCTGGTGGTTCCTGGACTTCACCGATCGCAATGGTCGCCACTAG
- the ettA gene encoding energy-dependent translational throttle protein EttA codes for MSQHYIYQVSNLVKKHGQKVVLNDVSLAFYPGAKIGVLGPNGAGKSTLLRIMAGQDEEFEGEARLTKGYTVGYLTQEPDLDPTKNVRENIEDAVQERRKTLDRYNEISMQLGEIDDPDQMEKLCDEMAKLQDIIDASNLWELDRQVEIAMEVMNLPPHDADVTKLSGGERRRVALCQMLIRQPDLLLLDEPTNHLDAESVAWLEQHLHKYPGTVVAVTHDRYFLDNVAQWILEIDRSKAFPFEGNYTAWLAAKEKRLAVEKRQEKARERMLSRELEWIRMSPKARQAKSKARIKAYEELSQQSFDERPEDLEIQIPSGPHLGSVVIEAEGLNKAFGEKVLIENLEFRLPAGGIVGVIGPNGAGKTTLFRMMTGQDDPDSGAMRVGDTVKMGYVDQSRDTLSPDNTVYEEISGGHETFDMGGRVMHARSYVSKFNFKGPDQEKKVGNLSGGERNRVHLAKLLRQGCNVLLLDEPTNDLDVDTLRSLEEAIMNFVGCVVVTSHDRWFLDRLATHILAFEGEGYVHWCEGNFETYENQRRERMGDNGEMPKKFRYKSIHA; via the coding sequence ATGAGTCAGCACTACATCTACCAAGTCTCCAATCTCGTCAAAAAGCACGGCCAAAAGGTCGTCCTCAACGACGTCTCGCTTGCCTTCTACCCCGGTGCCAAAATCGGCGTGCTGGGGCCCAACGGCGCCGGCAAGTCGACGCTGCTGCGGATCATGGCTGGCCAGGACGAGGAGTTCGAAGGCGAAGCCCGTCTGACCAAGGGCTACACGGTCGGGTACCTGACTCAGGAACCGGATCTGGATCCCACCAAAAACGTTCGCGAAAATATCGAAGACGCCGTCCAAGAACGTCGCAAAACGCTCGACCGCTATAACGAAATCAGCATGCAGTTGGGCGAGATCGACGATCCCGACCAAATGGAAAAGCTGTGCGACGAGATGGCCAAGTTGCAGGACATCATCGACGCCAGCAACCTCTGGGAATTGGACCGGCAGGTCGAAATCGCCATGGAGGTCATGAACCTGCCACCCCACGATGCCGACGTCACCAAACTGTCCGGGGGCGAACGTCGCCGCGTCGCGCTGTGCCAGATGTTGATCCGCCAACCCGACCTGCTGCTGTTGGACGAACCGACGAACCATCTGGACGCCGAATCGGTGGCTTGGTTGGAACAGCATCTGCACAAATACCCGGGGACCGTCGTCGCCGTTACGCACGACCGCTACTTCCTGGATAACGTCGCCCAGTGGATTCTGGAAATCGACCGCTCCAAAGCCTTCCCCTTCGAAGGCAACTACACCGCTTGGCTGGCAGCCAAAGAGAAACGGCTGGCGGTGGAAAAACGTCAAGAGAAAGCCCGCGAACGCATGCTGTCGCGCGAGCTGGAATGGATTCGCATGAGCCCCAAAGCGCGGCAGGCCAAGAGCAAGGCGCGTATCAAAGCCTACGAAGAACTGTCGCAGCAAAGCTTCGATGAGCGGCCCGAAGATCTGGAGATCCAAATCCCCTCCGGTCCGCACCTCGGCAGCGTGGTCATCGAAGCCGAAGGACTGAACAAAGCCTTCGGCGAAAAAGTGCTGATCGAAAACCTCGAATTCCGTCTGCCGGCCGGCGGTATCGTCGGGGTGATTGGCCCCAACGGTGCCGGCAAAACCACGCTGTTCCGCATGATGACCGGTCAAGACGATCCGGACTCGGGAGCCATGCGGGTCGGTGACACGGTCAAGATGGGATATGTTGACCAGAGCCGCGATACGCTCAGCCCCGACAACACGGTATACGAGGAAATCAGCGGCGGCCACGAAACCTTTGACATGGGCGGCCGCGTGATGCACGCCCGCAGCTATGTTTCGAAATTCAACTTCAAAGGCCCCGACCAAGAAAAGAAAGTCGGCAACCTGTCCGGTGGGGAACGCAACCGCGTGCACTTGGCCAAGCTGCTGCGTCAGGGCTGTAACGTGCTGTTGTTGGACGAACCGACCAATGACCTGGACGTCGATACCCTGCGGTCGTTGGAAGAAGCGATCATGAACTTCGTCGGCTGTGTGGTCGTCACCAGCCACGACCGCTGGTTCCTCGATCGTTTGGCCACGCACATCCTGGCCTTCGAAGGCGAAGGCTACGTGCACTGGTGCGAAGGCAACTTCGAGACCTATGAGAACCAACGCCGCGAACGCATGGGCGACAACGGCGAGATGCCCAAAAAGTTCCGCTACAAAAGCATCCACGCCTAA
- a CDS encoding PDZ domain-containing protein: MNTYTSFWPALCCAMISLLIPPAAGAQDSFLDAETAAIQAAAERVAEAVVRIELVGVVEAEGEVRADAPSVGTVIDPEGWVIASSQVTAQPAASILIVKSDGSRQAARVVAKDTSRELVLLKTESETPMAAVDLPTEISPVVGQYAIAVGRVAGAERPSISVGIISALGRLKGRALQTDARVSPVYYGGPLLDIHGRIVGILVPAMPDAAGADEKAGWYDAGIAFAIPVDGIAKRLETMKAGNDIHPGLLGIVASSSDPFAADTKIDAVRPRSPADRAGLLPNDEITRVAGVPVSHHYEIRQQLGRFDAGDEVTLDVQRDGQTLELKATLAETIPPLELQAVGLYASQTEQAVQVTGVQPDSPAAEAGVAVGDQLVQLDQQRIESLDSLRKRIATADPEVAMSLSLLRDEQQQTVELRSVAVAGPLAALPVEQSNAAEDGEAADAVKPGDWTVADLTLPDVANQAFYYAPKNTDQMPPRGLLLVLLDPGQQKTSEALNRWQADARALGVVVAVVTPADERRWTPGEADVVGRVATQLSKRMGLDRASIGVTGDQKGPSFAMALVAALTEKEVISGVAAIGELKPPAIRLRENDPELPLQLALAITADAELPGWAGVLPKIGYPIVRTSNTQPRTLLQWVRTLSRL; the protein is encoded by the coding sequence ATGAATACCTACACTTCTTTTTGGCCGGCCTTGTGCTGCGCCATGATTTCGTTGCTGATCCCTCCGGCCGCCGGGGCGCAGGACAGTTTCTTAGATGCGGAAACCGCGGCCATTCAAGCCGCTGCCGAGCGAGTGGCCGAAGCGGTCGTGCGGATCGAACTGGTGGGCGTGGTCGAAGCCGAGGGCGAAGTCCGTGCGGATGCCCCCTCGGTGGGTACCGTGATTGATCCCGAGGGTTGGGTCATCGCCTCTTCGCAAGTCACCGCGCAGCCGGCCGCGTCGATATTAATTGTCAAATCCGACGGTAGCCGCCAGGCCGCGCGGGTGGTCGCCAAAGACACCAGCCGCGAATTGGTACTGTTAAAGACCGAATCGGAGACGCCGATGGCGGCGGTCGATTTGCCCACGGAGATCTCGCCGGTGGTCGGCCAATATGCGATTGCCGTGGGACGCGTTGCCGGCGCCGAGCGACCTTCGATTTCGGTGGGCATCATCAGCGCCTTGGGACGGTTGAAGGGGCGAGCCCTGCAGACCGATGCCCGCGTTTCGCCGGTGTACTACGGCGGTCCGCTGCTGGATATTCACGGCCGCATCGTGGGGATCCTGGTTCCGGCCATGCCCGACGCAGCCGGGGCGGATGAAAAAGCCGGTTGGTACGACGCCGGGATCGCGTTTGCTATTCCCGTCGATGGAATCGCCAAGCGGTTGGAAACCATGAAGGCCGGCAATGATATCCATCCCGGGCTGTTGGGCATCGTCGCCAGCAGCAGTGATCCGTTCGCTGCGGACACAAAAATCGATGCCGTGCGGCCGCGATCGCCGGCCGACCGCGCGGGTTTGTTGCCGAATGATGAAATCACCCGCGTCGCGGGCGTACCCGTTTCACACCATTACGAAATCCGCCAACAGCTCGGACGGTTTGATGCGGGAGACGAAGTGACGCTGGACGTGCAGCGCGACGGACAGACGCTGGAACTGAAAGCCACTCTGGCGGAAACCATTCCGCCGTTGGAGCTGCAAGCCGTCGGACTGTACGCCTCGCAAACCGAACAAGCTGTCCAGGTCACCGGCGTGCAGCCGGATTCGCCGGCCGCGGAGGCCGGAGTTGCTGTGGGAGACCAACTGGTGCAATTGGACCAGCAACGCATCGAATCGCTCGACTCGCTTCGCAAACGCATTGCCACGGCGGATCCCGAGGTGGCGATGTCGCTGAGCTTGCTCCGCGATGAGCAACAGCAGACCGTGGAGCTGCGAAGTGTTGCGGTCGCTGGCCCCTTGGCGGCTTTGCCGGTGGAACAATCGAATGCAGCGGAGGACGGGGAAGCTGCAGATGCCGTCAAGCCCGGCGATTGGACCGTCGCCGATTTGACTTTGCCGGATGTCGCCAACCAAGCATTTTATTACGCTCCCAAAAATACCGACCAGATGCCGCCGCGGGGGCTGTTGCTGGTCTTGCTGGATCCCGGCCAACAGAAAACCTCCGAGGCGCTGAACCGCTGGCAAGCCGACGCGCGCGCGCTGGGCGTCGTCGTGGCCGTGGTCACGCCGGCCGATGAGCGACGCTGGACGCCCGGCGAAGCGGATGTGGTGGGACGCGTGGCGACTCAGTTGAGCAAGCGGATGGGGCTGGACCGTGCTTCGATCGGTGTTACCGGTGATCAAAAAGGTCCCAGCTTTGCCATGGCGTTGGTGGCCGCGCTGACCGAGAAAGAAGTGATCAGCGGGGTGGCGGCGATCGGCGAGCTCAAACCGCCGGCGATTCGCTTACGCGAAAACGATCCGGAGCTTCCCTTGCAACTGGCGCTCGCGATCACCGCCGATGCGGAATTGCCTGGCTGGGCGGGCGTGCTGCCAAAGATCGGGTATCCGATCGTCAGGACATCGAATACTCAGCCCCGCACGCTGCTGCAGTGGGTACGAACGCTGTCGAGACTATGA